Below is a genomic region from Rhinatrema bivittatum chromosome 8, aRhiBiv1.1, whole genome shotgun sequence.
GGAGATATTGGGGAAACTCCTTGCCATTGCTTCCCAGAGCAGCCATCCGTATGGTCCGGGAAGTTTCATGCTTAGTGAGTGATGCTGAGAGGCTGACAGGAGACCCAGCTGGTGATGCCTTTCACCAGGCAGTCCTGCATCTGTGGAATTTTTATTTCATCCCAGAGTTAATTCTGCTTGTTCTACAGAACAGAAGACCATCGGTGTATCTGCCCACAAGAGAATACCCATCGGAACAAAGTGAGTCTCTTCAAGGCAGCTTCTGAGTGCCGGCATTACAAGCTGCTATTTGATTTTGCTTTAAGAAGAAATACTGGGTGTGATGCTAAATCTATTTCTGACTTCTCACATCCTCATAGGGCTGTCAAGTCTTTTAAATATTGAGATTAGTAATGAAGCTTCCCAGAGTTAGTGACGGTATTGGTTTGAACCCGTGAAGACGGATGGCAGAAATGTGAACTGGGATGTCATCagctcgagggggggggggggcaacatgTGCTAGGGTAGTCGATACGGGAGAGCTGAGCTCTGAGGTGTGCCTGTCCCCATTTTAGTAACCATGATTGGGGGTGGGAAGAGTCAGCGCTTCTGAAAAGAGCAGGGATTCCTGCAAgcagagagaggggaaaggaaggggcaCATGGAAGCTTCTAGGGGGGTGAGGCCTCATTTCAGAGCCTCTAAATgcactttcttttctcttttctttaacaGTCATAGTAACAGAGAAGACAAACATACTTCTGCGCTACCTGCATCAGCAGTGGGACAAGAAGGTAAGAAGTGGGATGATTTGTCTTGCACACAGGAGGGCAGCAGCTGTTTGAAGGGCTTGCAGTGCTGCTTTACTCCTGTGAGAGGCATTACATCTTTGCAGCTCATCTGGTGCCCACTCCTTGGCTTTGCTTGAGATAACAGTAAAAGCCAGGTGAACTCTCGGTGAGCCCTTTTCTCCTCTGCTGTGTAAGTTGTTGTCACAGTCACATGTACCTGTACGTGAGCTGCCTGTATTGTGTGCATTACTTAATTGGTATCATGCTAGTAGGATGCGTGGCCTGGCATTAGTGGTACCTGTATTCTGGTAAAGGACATTTTGTCTTGGCAGATGAAAGAAGGCTTCTTGCCTGGAGAGGTGGAAAGCCCCCCTTCCTGACTGGGCAGTGGGTTTCCATCAGTCACACATTCAATGTGGCCTTGCCCTCTGGCCCACTTTAGGAGGCAGGCCCTACTGATATCCCTACATAGGAAGGAAGGTGTCCGTCAGCAGGTCTGAGCCTTCACAGTGCTGTCCTGCTGCTTTTACTCCGCCCTAATAGTTGCACTTTCAAAGCTGCCTCTCACTGGGAAGTCTTTATGCCCTTGCATGTTGCAATCTACCCAGTTGAACCTCTGATTGGGTTTCTTTCGCTACCAACAGAATGCAGCGAAGAAGAGAgatcaggaacaggtggagaCTACAGGTGAAGGATCAGCACCGCCTCGGAAAATTGCCCGGACAGACAGCCAGGAAATGAACGAAGATACTTAAGCACCCCCCATCGCTGGAGCTTCCTGTCTCGTGTCATTCAAATGTACGACTTCCCCCCTGCAGCCCTCCCCACTATACAGTCCACACCACTTCCATGTCATGGAAGCCAATTGTATTTATTTCCTGACGGTTTTATTtatgctgtaaaaaaaacaaaacaaaacaaaaaacaaaaaaaaaaaattatagagcGATAGGAAACAGTAAATCAGCGAAAAGATGTAGTTATAACTTTAGTGAAACATTAAAATATCTATCTATGTACAGATAGATGGAGATGTATAGATATATCTATACATCCACAGCCTCACAATTCACTAGTGACTTCCAGCGGTTGCTTTCCTTTTGCCAGGTGTAACCATGGGGGAAGAGGAGTTTGGCTGAGCAGCTCAGGCGCTGCTCGGTGCTGGGGCATACTGTGCCACGCTATCTCAGGCCACCCACTGCTCGCCTCTTTCCACCTGACCCAACTGTAGTGGTTTGGTCTGTAACTTCTCGTGCAGCCTGGGGCCGTTTCATTAATCAACTTTTGTGAGGCAGACTTCTGCTCCTCAGCCACCTAACCCTTTGAGCTCTATAAATGCTAAGTCTGACCGAGCTGTACAGTGATAGGAGGTAGTGAAGTTCTAAGACGTTTCAGGACCTTTTTAGCACAAGAAATGTGCCAAAATGTACATGTTTCTTTGTCCAGTCCCCGTGACTTACTGTTGCAATGAAATGGAAAAACCGATCCACCCTTTCTAGAAGTCCATCCCTGAAGCTGGCAGGCTCCCTTGTTTCTAGAGTTCACATTCTCCTTTAACTCGCTTTAGTTCTGAGTTAAGCACACattaccccttcccccccccagcttaAGAAACAACTagcaaaagactggaaaggggGAAGTATTTTGGAGCACAGCGCTGGAAATGGGATCTGCATCTACCCAAACCTTGGATTGGAATAGTACAAAGAGGAAACGGATTCACACTTCAGTAATAATCTCATTGCCTGTTTGACTGAATTTTCTAAAGCGATGACAGGGTCTGTCTCTACctgctctgctttttttttttgttttctttcttcatttaCCCTATAGAGAAAAACTGGCTGTAGAAGCCCAGGCTAGAAAACAGCCTGAGGTGTTCAGGGGGTGAGATTTcctgaggaagagagagactcCCCCTTTGGCACCGCTGTTATGTGCTTCGGCCTTGCCTCTGTGTCATAGTCAAAGTTTTTAAGCATTTCTAGCAAATAGTCAGTATTTCAAATTTGTTGTACTTTTAAATTCAGCCGTAAGACACAGGTGCTTGGCTGAGTAAGTGCCTCGGCCTGCAGCGAATGTCATTGAAAAATGTTGGCGGCTCCGGCCGGGTCGCCTTCTTTCTCTTTTGGGAGGACATTTCTGaagtctttttcttccattttccccACTATCCTTCTGTTTATGtgatttgaaattgtttttcttaCTGGAAAGCTTCATTCCCTGTGGGGGTTGAAGCAGACACACGCTGGGCAGACAGAGTCCTCTCACCTGTGAGGAGAGAACAGAGTCCAGCCTCGAGCTCGATACATTTCAGATGAATTCAGCAAGACAGGGCCCTGAATAAATctctgcagtcttttttttttctctacgtAACGGGCCTGCTCAGTTGTAAGCAGCCTTAAGGGCTTGTGTTTCCTTATTTGTAAAAAGAATGGCCCAAGCCTGTCTAGCTGCTGCTGGATCAGGTTGGTCGGGGTTAGCACATATTCATATTTAGCTGCCAGCTTGAATTATTGTAGAAAGGCATTTGCTGGTGCAGAGCATGTGGGCTGGATATGGGCCTGCTTTTCGAGAACTGGTCCTAGTGAACCTATGATGCACAGGGAATTTCC
It encodes:
- the DDA1 gene encoding DET1- and DDB1-associated protein 1 — its product is MADFLKGLPVYNKSNFSRFHADSVCKASNRRPSVYLPTREYPSEQIIVTEKTNILLRYLHQQWDKKNAAKKRDQEQVETTGEGSAPPRKIARTDSQEMNEDT